Proteins encoded within one genomic window of Humulus lupulus chromosome 1, drHumLupu1.1, whole genome shotgun sequence:
- the LOC133799852 gene encoding ATP synthase subunit a, chloroplastic-like — protein MNFLLCSINTLKVLYDISGVEVGQHFYWQIGGFQVHAQVLITSWVVIAILLGSAILAIRNPQTIPTDGQNFFEYVLEFIRDVSKTLIGEEYGPWVPFIGTLFLFIFVSNWSGALLPWKIIQLPHGELAAPTNDINTTVALALLTSVAYFYAGLSKKGLGYFGKYIQPTPILLPINILEDFTKPLSLSFRLFINILADELVVVVLVSLVPLVVPIPIMFLVLFTSGIQALIFATLAAAYIGESMEGHH, from the coding sequence ATGAATTTTTTATTATGTTCCATCAACACACTAAAAGTGTTATACGATATATCCGGCGTGGAAGTAGGCCAGCATTTTTATTGGCAAATAGGAGGTTTTCAAGTCCATGCCCAAGTACTTATTACTTCTTGGGTTGTAATTGCTATCTTATTAGGTTCAGCCATTCTAGCTATTCGTAATCCACAAACCATTCCTACAGATGGTCAGAATTTTTTTGAATATGTTCTTGAATTCATTCGAGACGTGAGCAAAACTCTGATTGGAGAAGAATATGGTCCATGGGTTCCATTTATTggaactctatttttatttatttttgtttcgaATTGGTCAGGGGCTCTTTTACCTTGGAAAATCATACAGTTACCTCATGGTGAGTTAGCCGCACCTACAAATGATATAAATACTACCGTTGCTTTAGCTTTACTCACGTCAGTAGCATATTTCTATGCGGGCCTTAGCAAAAAAGGAttggggtattttggtaaatacATTCAACCAACTCCAATCCTTTTACCCATTAACATCTTAGAAGATTTCACAAAACCCTTATCGCTTAGTTTTCGACTTTTCATAAATATATTAGCTGATGAATTAGTAGTTGTTGTTCTTGTTTCTTTAGTACCTTTAGTGGTTCCTATACCTATCATGTTCCTTGTATTATTTACAAGTGGTATTCAAGCTCTTATTTTTGCAACTTTAGCTGCGGCTTATATAGGAGAATCCATGGAAGGTCATCATTGA
- the LOC133799861 gene encoding small ribosomal subunit protein uS2c-like gives MTRRYWNINLEEMMEAGVHFGHGTKKWNLRMAPYISAKRKGIHIINLTRTARFLLEACDLFFDAASRGKQFLIVGTKNKAADSVAGAAIKARCHYVNKKWLGGMLTNWYTTETRLHKFRDLRMEQKTGRLNRFLKRDAAVLKRQLSHLQTYLGRIKYMTGLPDIVIIVDQQEEYTALRECITLGIPKICLIDTNCDPDLADISIPANDDAIASIRLILNKLVFAICEGRSSYIRNS, from the exons ATGACAAGAAGATATTGGAACATCAATTTGGAAGAGATGATGGAAGCTGGAGTACATTTTGGTCATGGTACTAAGAAATGGAACCTTAGAATGGCACCTTATATATCTGCAAAGCGTAAAGGTATTCATATTATAAATCTTACTAGAACAGCTCGGTTTTTATTAGAAGCTTGTGATTTATTTTTTGATGCAGCAAGTAGGGGAAAACAATTCTTAATTGTTGGTACCAAAAATAAAGCAGCTGATTCAGTAGCAGGGGCAGCAATAAAGGCTCGGTGTCATTATGTTAATAAAAAATGGCTTGGTGGTATGTTAACGAATTGGTATACTACAGAAACGAGACTTCATAAGTTCAGAGACTTGAGAATGGAACAAAAGACGGGCAGACTCAACCGTTTTCTGAAAAGAGATGCGGCTGTGTTGAAGAGACAACTATCTCACTTGCAAACATATTTGGGCAGGATTAAATATATGACGGG attacCTGATATTGTAATAATCGTTGATCAGCAAGAAGAATATACGGCTCTTCGAGAATGTATCACTTTGGGAATTCCAAAGATTTGTTTAATCGATACAAATTGTGACCCGGATTTAGCAGATATTTCGATTCCAGCGAATGATGACGCTATAGCTTCAATCCGATTAATTCTTAACAAATTAGTATTTGCGATTTGTGAGGGTCGTTCTAGCTATATACGAAATTCTTGA